The Candidatus Celerinatantimonas neptuna DNA segment TTTCTTATTTTGCTCATCTGCCTCGCGAGCTGCTCTGACGTGTGGTGGAATATTCTTTTGGTATTCAGCGAGTTTTCTGCGAAGACGTTTACGATAGATTAACTGATGATCGCGTTTTCCTTGTCTGGTTTGTTCAACAATATCCTGGATCATTGAACTTGGGTCCTGATCGTCAAATACCAGTTGATAGAGTTCGCTTTGAAATTGTTTAGCGAGTTCTGTCCAGTCGCTTCGCACGGTTTCCAACCCTTTAAAGACAATCTTATGGTTAGAAAGTAATCCTGCATATCGCTTTTTGCTGCCGGCTTCAGAACCGCGGATAGTTGGCATATGAAACCGCTGATAATGTGTTTCAAATTCAAGCTCTAATGCGCACTCCAGATTGAAGCTCTCCTGTATAGTCCGTTGCCAATTTTGGTTAATCTGTTGCTCGAGATCTTTTCCTAATGCCGATGCTTGTTCAGTAGTATAACCTGGCCCTAACAGAACGAATGTTGAATCTGTGTCTCCATAGATCACTTCATATCCGGAATCTTGTATCCACTTCGCGGTTTGTTGCATAATTTCATGGCCGCGCATTGTGATTGAGCTGGCGAGTCTTTGATCGTAAAACCGGCATCCTCCAGACCCTAAGACACCATAAAAGCTATTCATCAGAATTTTAATGGCATGGGAGCGCGCACTATCTTTAGCTTGTTTGGCAATATCTCGTTGCTGCCATAATTGACGGATGATCTCTGGGAGAAAATTTTTGTCTCTGGAAAATTTTGCGCCAAGGAAGCCATCAATCGCATGATCTGGGTGGGCGATACCTTCGATTAATCCCATCGGATCGATTTTGAACGTGCGAATAATAGAAGGATACAGACTCTTGAAATCAAGAACCAGAACATTGTGATAAAGCCCTGGTTTAGAGTCCATGACGTATCCTCCCGGGCTTGCTAACCCCCCGCCGACAGGAAGATTAGGAGCGATATAGCCAGCTCTGTGAATTTTCGGGAGATAAACATTGGTAAAAGCCGCAACACTGCCACCGTTTCGATCTAAGTCTAGCCCTGTTAATTGACTGCGCAGACATAGAAAATCGATGATCTGTGTTTTCGCAAAAATATCCTCAACCAGTTGACAATCTTCCAGATTATAGGCAGCCAGCTGTGGTTTATTATGATGAAAATTATGCTCTATTTCTGCCAGTCGTTGCTCAGGAGCTTCGGTGAGCTTGCCTCGTCCTAATAATTGTTGGGCAACCTGTTCCAGGCTGAAGCTATCAAATTGGTAGGTTGCCGTTTTTAATGCATCGATGCCATCAATGACGACTCTGCCGGGGATGGTAATGAACCCTTGTCGGTTACCATTGGAATCTTTCCAGCGGGCTAGCGTTTTCCCCCGGCCAATACGAAGAGGAAGCTGGCAGGCTGCTGCTCGTTTGATTAATAGTTGGCAGTCAAATTGAATCACATTCCAACCGATGAGTAGGTCAGGGTCCAATTTGTTAATCCACATCATGAATTGTTGTAATAACATTTTTTCATGGGCGACCCATTCAATGTCCGTGTCTGCAGGTTGAGCGGTGCCGATCATCAATACTTTCTGGACGCCGCAACCACTTAAACCGATGCTATATAGATGACCATGACGTGAGCACTCAAGATCAAATGATAGTGTCTTGAGTGTGGGGGCATGGGCCTGACTATGGCGCAGTTTTACATGTTTAAATTCTGTATAACCATTATGCACAAAAGGTTGTCCATAGAATTCGATTGATCCATAGGCAAAACGCTCCATTAGGTAGCGTTCGTGTAACCTGATGTCACTTTCATAGTGATTGATCTGTCTGGCTGATAGCTGTTCTCTGGCACGATAGAAGTCATGGATGGTTTCGAAGTAAATAGCTTCAGCTGTTTTATGTTCAAATGTTTGATGGGTCAGTAACTTGGTAGAAAATGAAATGGTGAGTTCATTGAAAATCTGGATTACTTGTGATTCATCTTGCTGATGAATAAAAAGCAATGGTTTTTCATTGCTGATGAGTAGCTTTGCCGGACCTTGTTCTGTGGCAACCCAAAGTTCAATAATGGGGTTATGCTGCAGGTCATAGCTATTCCGGTTTAGTAGAAAGCCGTGTTGTAATTCCACAGTGTTCAGCCAGAGTTGAATGAGTCAATACAGGTATTATACCTGAGTCTATAAGTGAGTACGCGGGATGCATTTCTTCTTTAAAAGAAACATTATTATCAAAAGAGTGTGGCAAATATTAAAGAGAATTGTTTAAGTGTGTTTAAACTGATTGAGTTGTTCGATACTCATTGGTTGGCTGAAAAACCAGCCTTGTTGGCTGAAAACTCCGAGGTTTTTTAGGATTTTGGATTGTTCAATAGTTTCGACGCCTTCTGCAACGATATGAATTTTCAGTAATTTTCCAAGATGGATGATGCTTCTTAATACCGGCGGCCTAGCTGTTTCTGTTCCCATATCAGCGATAAACATCTGGTCGATTTTGATAATATCAATAGGAAAGCGTTGTAGATAACTTAAACTGGAATAGCCTGTTCCAAAGTCATCAATAGCGATTTGAACACCAGCTTGGCGCAGTATAAATAGATTCCTCTCTATTTCAGGGTGTTTTTCGATCATTTCTTGCTCTGTGAGTTCGATAACCAGTGTTCCTAAGTGTTGCTGAATGTTGATAAGTAGTCGGAGTATATGAGGTATGGTCAGTTGGTGGGCGAGAACATTTACGTTAATCTTTAATTTGGGCGATTTTTTAATGATTGTAGAAAGCTGAGTGGGCAGCTGTTTGAGCTGTACTTCGAGCAGTGCGTTGATCAGCCGGTAATGGATAATTTCGTGTAAAAAATGAATGGGTGTTACCAGGTCCCCTTCAGATGGTTGCCAGCGGACCAGCACTTCGATTCCCTCCAGGCAATTTTCCTGAGTGTTATAGATAGGCTGAAAATAGTTGATAAATTCATGATGTTTAAGAGCCCGCTTCAAGATATGTTTTCGGTTATTCAGATGGCGTTGTACATAATGGGTGCTCATAGCTCCTATGATGAAACATAGAATTGAGGAGCTAATCGATATGAGTCCTAAGTAGGATATGACAGATTTTGGCTCTAAATCCTGTGATATATAAAGGGTGATCTGCTTTAACGATGTGAGTGGGGCCGCGTAGTAAAAAAACTGGTGATCCAGATGTTCAGCTGTCCCTTGAACAGGGTGTCGGATTGGCAGAGGGTGGTGTGCCAGATCTGTTGTAGCTAAATGAATGTGATCTGTTTTTCCTTTCTGCTGGAGCAGAGGCGCTAATGTTTGGCTATTGAGTAATGCAATCTGAAGATGAGATGAAAGTATCTTTTTGAGTTGCTCTAAAGGGAGCCATGCATATAGTACATCGCGTTTTGATATTCCCCAGCTCAATAACATTACTTTTTTTTGCACGGTCATCAATGTCATGGGGCCATATATGGCCATCTCTTCGACTCGGTTATGTTGATAAGGGAATTGTCTGAGCCCTGAATAATGTCCCCAACTGGTACATTTTAATTGACCTTTTGAATTAGCAAGTCCGAATACGGCGATGTTGGAATTCTCAAACTGTAATTGTCTCAGGTGCAGAATATCTTGAGTATTACATGCTGTTGATAATCCTTTGGCCTGACGCATCAGGTTCCTCAAATCAGTGATTCGGGTGTCCAGATTTTGATAGAGCAGCTGGGCCTGTTGTCGCCATTTATTGAGAGTGTTTTGCTGAACATGGTGATGGTAGAGCAACAAAAAGCAGATGATAAATAAAATCGCAGTACAAAATCCAATCATTACAGGGGGTATAAAAAGCTTGATTAAGTTTTTGAATCGCACTTTAAAATCCCCGGTTGTTTTATGCTCACTAACATTAAGCATATCAGAAGGTCACGGGATTGGTTGTGGAACCATTGAAAAAGAAGCGATTTTTTAAGGAAAGTTTAGGGTGTGTTGACGATTGGTGATAATTCTTGCAGAGCTTTGCTGTTTATTTAACCTCAACTCGGGATAAGAAAGCCTTTTCTGATAGGGATTAAAGTTTAAATCTCACATCAAAAAACAAGACTGACATATCATGAATCAATCGTTATTCATTGTGACTTCTTATCTCGAGTTGAGGTTATTTAGACAAGGCAGTTCTGTGTCGTTTAACCATCTACACAATCAGGACTTGAGGATGAACAAAACTCAACTGCTAAACGTTAATACGCCCTAGAGATTTGTTATCGGGACCATATTTGCATCATCATACAGTTATGGCTCCGATTTTATGTGTCAGAACAAGCGGTAGAAAAGCCATCACCAAATATCCCTCAATCAGTGATTGTGGTTTTATGGTGATGGTTTAAACCTTGGTTGATTAACGCCATTTTTTAAATGTGTTAATCAACCCGTTTGTTGAGTCGTCATGGCTGGTGATTTCGATATTATTGCTTAATTCGGGTAAAATTTTGTTTGCGAGTTGTTTCCCTAATTCCACTCCCCACTGATCAAATGTGAAAATATTCCAAATAACGCCCTGAACAAAGATTTTATGTTCATATAAGGCAATTAATGCGCCTAAGCTACGTGGTGTTATTTTTTTCAGAAGGATCGAATTGGTTGGATGGTTGCCTTTAAAAACTTTAAAGGGAATGAGTTGAGCGACTTCTTCAGCTGATTTCCCCTGAGCTGCAAATTCAGCTTCAACCGTTTTTGCATCTTTACCAAATGCCAGTGCCTGCGTTTGTGCAAAGAAATTAGATAGCAATTTGCTGTGGTGATCAGAGAGTGGATTATGAGTCTGAGCCGGAGCGATGAAATCAGCCGGGATTAATTTTGTACCCTGATGAATCAGCTGATAGAAAGCATGTTGTCCGTTTGTACCCGGTTCTCCCCAAATAATTGGTCCGGTCTGATAATCGACAGGGTTACCATTGCGATCGACATATTTCCCATTTGATTCCATATCACCTTGTTGGAAATAAGCCGGGAAACGGTGCATATATTGATCGTAAGGAAGAATGGCAACTGTTTCAGAACCGAAGAAATTGTTGTACCAGATACCGATGAGGCCAAGTAATACCGGGAGATTATCTTTGAATGGTGTGTTGGCAAAGTGCTGATCCATTTCATGAGCACCACTTAACAGTTCTTCGAAGTTCTCAAAACCAATGCTCAATGCAATCGATAAACCAATAGCTGACCATGATGAATAACGACCGCCGACCCAGTCCCAGAACTCAAACATATTGTTGGTGTCGATGCCAAATTCAGCTACAGCTTTGCCATTGGTCGATAGTGCTGCGAAATGTTTTGCTACAAAGGCGTCATTTTTGGCTTTTGCGAGAAACCAGTCACGGGCACTGTGAGCATTGGTCATTGTTTCCTGAGTGGTAAATGTTTTCGAGGCAATCAGGAATAAGGTTGTTTCAGGATCCAGATGCTTTAATGTTTCAGCAATATGTGTTCCGTCGACATTAGATACAAAATAGCTGTCAATCTGTTCTTTTTTATACGGTTTAAGGGCTTCTGTGATCATTACCGGCCCTAAATCAGAACCACCTATTCCGATATTTACAATACTTTTAATTGTTTTGCCAGTGTAGCCTGTCCATTTGCCACTATGAATTTTTTCACAGAATTGGCGCATTTTATCCAGTACTGCGTTTACGTGAGGCATGACATCTTCGCCATCAACTGTAACTGGCGTATTGCTTCGGTTTCGCAATGCCGTATGTAAAACTGCTCGACCTTCTGTTTTGTTGATTTTTTCACCGCTATACATAGCGTTAATAGCTTCGGATAGTTTGCATTGGTCAGCGAGATCAAGAAGTTTTTCTATAGTTTCTTCGGTGATGATATTTTTTGAGTAGTCAAGTAGTATCTGATCGCCGAAATAGGCAGTAAATTTATCAAAACGGTTTGGGTCGGCTGAAAATAGCTCTTTTAGATGAGTTTTGCTCATTTGTTGAAAATGGGCTTGAAGTGCATTCCATGCCGGAGTTGTCTTCGGGTTGATGTTTTCTAGCATATGTATAATCCAGATACTGATGGTAAGTTTAGCCGCGCAGTAATCGAGTTTCTGCGGCGAATTTACTTTGCTGGTTGACTATTATGACATTTTTCAGAGTGTTTAGTGTACATATTCTGTGTAATTACGTTAGAGGATGATATATCTGGGGAGCTATCCTGAATAGAATCTGGCTTGTTTGAATGAGCTCTAAATTGGTGTGAGACTTGCTATAACAGAGAATATAGCTTTTTTATATTGATCTTAGAGTCAATTTTAGGTGTCGTAGGTTAAACGCTAAATGCATGATGAGTGTTGTGCATATAATTTATTGTTTTTGGTAACATTGGCTTTTCATTTTTGGTTAAATATATCTATCCTGTATCAGGAAATAACTGTTAGTGACTGGTGAATTTTTATGATATTTTGCGAAAGGTTGCTGCTTATTTAATCTGAGTATTTCATCAGAATGAAATACAAGAATGACTGGTGTGGTTTAATCTCATTCGAAAAGATTGTGTTGTGAGCAAAATACTGAGCGTGTTGCTTTAGAGTTTTATCATGTATCAATGGTCTATGAATTCAATAAGAAAATGCCTTTTGAAAGCCCCTTGAAATTAGAGAATATTGAGTTTGCAAACCTTCTTATGTGTTGAGCTGTGTATTTGTTTAAGGTGACAAATTTGTGAGCTGCTTGGCATTTAAATATGTGTTCGATATGGATGAAGTCTTTAACATAAAGCAACGGTTTTTGTGTCCATTCCATTATCTCTTAGGCTCAGAGTAAACTATTTTGGTACAAGATAATCTTCTGGTTCGTCAAGAATTAGCTCGTTACTTAGTGCATAGTAGCCCGGCGGGACTTTGGGTTTGCTTTGTGTATGGCGTATTGTGGGCATTGTTTTTAATTCTTAAAGAAGGAATTATTGGCGGTTGCGTCTGGTTGCTGGGGTTTCTGATTTTAATATTGGGTATAAGAGCCTGGCTTTTTTTTCAAAAGAAGAATTTCCGATGGGAACATCCCAAACAGATTAATCTGGTTATGTTTCGGGTCTTATTGATTGGGGGCATTTACCACAGTATTTCTTTACTCTATTTTTACCCCCGATTGACCCCGCTTGGTCAGATCATCAGTTTGCTGTTTATCTTGGCGATGATTCCTATCATGTCCCTTGCTTTACTGAGTCATCGGACGGGGTTTAATGGTTATTGGTGTCCGATCTTTTTGTCATTACTGGTTTGTCTGAATTACCATGATGCTGTTCAGCTGATTATTTATAGTATTTTAATTTTATCGTTAATTGGGGTGAATATTACACAGCGCCATTTATCAAGGTTGTTGCTGGAGTTGTTTTCCCGTCATGCAGATAGCCAGATTTTAGTGGAAGAATTGCGCCAAAGTAACAAGTTGATGCGTGACCGAAGCGAGCGTGATGAGTTGACGCACCTGAACAATCGGGCAGTGTTTAATCAGTTAATGGAGCGGTGGTGGAATTTATCGTCGCGTAGCGGCATTTACCTGTGTTTATTGATTATCGATGTTGATTATTTCAAGGCCTATAATGATCATTATGGGCATCTGGCCGGAGATGAATGCCTTAAAGATGTTGCTACAGCTTTAGCGCGTTCATTACTACGGGAGGACGATGTTGTAGCTAGGTTTGGAGGCGAAGAATTTGTCGTGCTTTTGCCGAATACGACCTTAAATAATGGAGTTCAGGTGGCTAAACGGATTCAAACAGAGTTGACTCAATTGGCAAGGCCTCATGAGTATTCTTCTGTATCTAGATTTGTGACCTGTAGTATTGGAATTTGTGCGATGGTAGCAAGGCATGAGAAATCTTCCTTACTGTTATTGAAAAAAGCGGATGAAGCACTCTATCAGGCAAAACATGATGGCCGTAATTGTTATCGGATGGCCCCGCGAAGTGACTAAGGTGTTGTCGTGGGGTATTAAGAGTCATCGAATCTTAAAACCATATTATTTATGGTATATTTAAAAGATATGTAAAAGGAGGCAGATGATGCAATGCCATCGAATTGAAGAATTAATTGAACTTTTGGAACCTGTCTGGCTTGGAAACCAGCAACTGAATCTTGTTGAGATGCTAGACGTATTAGCTAAAGAATCTGGTTTTTCAGGTAAGTTAACGGATTTGACAGATGATACTTTAATTTATCATCTCAAGATGAAACAAACAGAGAAAGATGAAGTAATTCCCGGGTTGGCAAAAGATTACGAAGATGATTTTAAGACCGCTATTCTTAAAGCCCGTGGAATCATTAAGTAGTCGGTTTTTTGAGTATCGGTTCTTATTTGATTTATGACGCAAGGGTATAAAAAGCATTTATTCA contains these protein-coding regions:
- the polB gene encoding DNA polymerase II, whose translation is MELQHGFLLNRNSYDLQHNPIIELWVATEQGPAKLLISNEKPLLFIHQQDESQVIQIFNELTISFSTKLLTHQTFEHKTAEAIYFETIHDFYRAREQLSARQINHYESDIRLHERYLMERFAYGSIEFYGQPFVHNGYTEFKHVKLRHSQAHAPTLKTLSFDLECSRHGHLYSIGLSGCGVQKVLMIGTAQPADTDIEWVAHEKMLLQQFMMWINKLDPDLLIGWNVIQFDCQLLIKRAAACQLPLRIGRGKTLARWKDSNGNRQGFITIPGRVVIDGIDALKTATYQFDSFSLEQVAQQLLGRGKLTEAPEQRLAEIEHNFHHNKPQLAAYNLEDCQLVEDIFAKTQIIDFLCLRSQLTGLDLDRNGGSVAAFTNVYLPKIHRAGYIAPNLPVGGGLASPGGYVMDSKPGLYHNVLVLDFKSLYPSIIRTFKIDPMGLIEGIAHPDHAIDGFLGAKFSRDKNFLPEIIRQLWQQRDIAKQAKDSARSHAIKILMNSFYGVLGSGGCRFYDQRLASSITMRGHEIMQQTAKWIQDSGYEVIYGDTDSTFVLLGPGYTTEQASALGKDLEQQINQNWQRTIQESFNLECALELEFETHYQRFHMPTIRGSEAGSKKRYAGLLSNHKIVFKGLETVRSDWTELAKQFQSELYQLVFDDQDPSSMIQDIVEQTRQGKRDHQLIYRKRLRRKLAEYQKNIPPHVRAAREADEQNKKNDKALRYQNKGWVSYLITRNGPQTLEYQNALPDYQHYIDKQLKPVADSLLPFINLDFDHIISAQIGLF
- the yihD gene encoding Protein YihD, coding for MQCHRIEELIELLEPVWLGNQQLNLVEMLDVLAKESGFSGKLTDLTDDTLIYHLKMKQTEKDEVIPGLAKDYEDDFKTAILKARGIIK
- the pgi gene encoding Glucose-6-phosphate isomerase, whose translation is MLENINPKTTPAWNALQAHFQQMSKTHLKELFSADPNRFDKFTAYFGDQILLDYSKNIITEETIEKLLDLADQCKLSEAINAMYSGEKINKTEGRAVLHTALRNRSNTPVTVDGEDVMPHVNAVLDKMRQFCEKIHSGKWTGYTGKTIKSIVNIGIGGSDLGPVMITEALKPYKKEQIDSYFVSNVDGTHIAETLKHLDPETTLFLIASKTFTTQETMTNAHSARDWFLAKAKNDAFVAKHFAALSTNGKAVAEFGIDTNNMFEFWDWVGGRYSSWSAIGLSIALSIGFENFEELLSGAHEMDQHFANTPFKDNLPVLLGLIGIWYNNFFGSETVAILPYDQYMHRFPAYFQQGDMESNGKYVDRNGNPVDYQTGPIIWGEPGTNGQHAFYQLIHQGTKLIPADFIAPAQTHNPLSDHHSKLLSNFFAQTQALAFGKDAKTVEAEFAAQGKSAEEVAQLIPFKVFKGNHPTNSILLKKITPRSLGALIALYEHKIFVQGVIWNIFTFDQWGVELGKQLANKILPELSNNIEITSHDDSTNGLINTFKKWR